In the genome of Blastocatellia bacterium, the window GCGGGAATCCCCAGGTAGCGATTGTTCGTGTAGGTACGGCTCAGTTGCGCGGCCGGGACCGCCGACAGGTCATTGTATTCCTCGATCAGTCGTAACGGATCGAACGCCTGCATTCCCGGCGGTAGGGTATCGTCCACGTGATCCCACCGCCAGGGTGCATTCGCCTTGTCGGTTCCCCATCTCTCGCCCCGAAAAGCGCCAAAATATCCCCACGTGCAGGTGGCCGTCCCCTGAGATCCTCCCCCACAGCCATCATGGTTGCGATCTATGTCCTCTCGCCGATCCCATAAGCCGTTTGGCTCGAAAATGTCAATCAGAGCGTAAGGGACAATGTCAACGTCCTTGCGGTAATCAGGGATTCCTGCATCCGTGCTGGGATAGTAGATCACACCATCGCCATTGATGAACCCATTGCGCCAGGGGTATTCCGGTTTGCGATAGCGCTCATAGGGAGATGGACCGTCCGGTCCAGGCCAGCCATACATTCCGTGCCCCCACGGTTCCTGCCAGGTTGTGGGATGAAAGACTGTGCCGGGCGGTGCACCGGGATCAAAGGGCAGGCGGGGGTCTCGCGGCGTGAGGATTTTGCCGTCGGGGGTCACTGCCCGCCAGACGACATCGTAGATGAAACCAGCGTTGGAATGCTGGGCTTTCTCGGGGGTTTCATGGGGCGGTTTGCCGCCCAGTCGGATGCCCGCCGCGCGTCCGGCCGGGGTGAGATAGGTGAACCAATCGTCATGGGCCAGGTACATCATCAGCCAGAGCGTGCCGAAGCCTCCATTTTCCGGTCCCTTTCGGATCATGTGCACGCCGCCTTCGAGATCATTCTCGTGACATTCACTGTCGCTGCATCGAGGCTCGCGATCTTGAGCGTGAAATGAGCAATAGCTGATGAAATAATGTGTCGCTGTTTCGACGACGCTGTAGTAGAGATAGGCACGCGCCCTCTCATCGCGCGCGGGCGGGTCGGGCGGACGCTCGGCCCAGTTTGCCCAATTGTTCAACCCATTCCAGTCCCCGTCAAAATCAAAGCGAGCGATGAAATCCCCGCGCCGCTGGAGGGGGTGATCCCGATGGGCCGGGTTTCCTTCATCCTGAGAATCCCCGGCGACTTCCGTATCCTGAAACAGGATGGGGGCATGAAATAAAGCCAGCCGGTGATAAAAGTTCGCGCGATCATCTTCGCGCGTGCCCGGGCGTGGCCACTGCGGCGGAGTCGCGCGAATTCCCACCGATGGCACCATGATGGCGAGGATGAATCCACAAACGCTCAGGCGGCGGACAATCGGTCGCCCCGTGCGGGGGAGTTTCAGTAATTCTGTTGCGTGTCTCATGCTGATCAACCTTTGTACCACCTGGTATTTTTTTGCTGTGCCGGGTCCATCACCACATGGGCAATCCGGGGGACCGACGATTTTTCCGGCCCCGATCAACGAGCTGCCAGGTGAACCGTCTCACCCGAACGAGCCGCTCGATAACAGGCATCTACCAGTTCAACGGCTTTGAGACCGTCCTCCACCGAGACGGGTGCGCCTTGACCCGCGAGAATGGCGTCAATGAACGCGCGGTCTTCCTGAACATAGCCCCAGCGAACCTCACGGTCCAGCATGTCAAAGGACTCAGTAAGCGTCTGACTCTCGAGGCCCAGTGTATACGAGAGGCGATCCATCTCCTGGGACTCAATCGTCCCGTGGTGACAGAAAACCTCCAGCCGCTCAAAGGGGAAGTGCCAACTGGCGTCGGCCGACGATGCCAGCGTCGCGTGAAGGCCGTTAGCGAATCGAATGAGCATGGAGAAGTCATCGCATTCACGATAGGAATGTTTACTGGCCTGAACCGTGAGCGCTTCCGCATCACCGAAGAACCAGCGCAGGAGATCGAGCATGTGGATGGTCGTTTCGTAGAGAAAGCCCCCGGTGATGGTAGGATCACCGACCCAGGGGGGAGACAAAAGCTCGCCCCGATTCATCTTGACGTGAGCCGAATGAGGCCTCCAGCGCTCGTCGTCCAGGAGCGCCTTCACCCTCTGATAGACGGGGGCGAAGCGGCGATTGTGACCGACCTGGAAAACGGTGTGGTTCGAACGCCAGGCGTCATAAACACGCCGGGCTTCGGCAAGCGATGTGGCCAGCGGCTTCTCGCAAAAAACATGGCGCTCGGCCTGCAGAGCGCGGAGAACCGGTTCCACATGCCCGGTATTCGGCGTGGCCACATAAACGGCGTCAACCCTTTCGATCAAGTCATCAAGGCAGCTCGCGGCGTCAACGCCAAAGGTCTTCGCGCGGGCCTGACAGACATCCGTAAGGACATCATAGAAGGCGACAAGCTGTACCCGCTCATCGCGCGAGAGAATCCGGGCGTGAAGACTCCCCATGTGACCGACGCCGACGATCCCCACCCTCACTCGTTCCATGAGCCTAGCCTGCGTCCCTCCCGCTCGTTTCCCAGGCATCTCTCTCACCAGGAGCCGGTGAGAGAAGACGGTAAATGCCGCTTTTGAATGCCGTGAGGGGACAATTATCAGCAGCGGCATCGTCTCGAGTCAAGCATGAGTGCCGTCGA includes:
- a CDS encoding Gfo/Idh/MocA family oxidoreductase, yielding MERVRVGIVGVGHMGSLHARILSRDERVQLVAFYDVLTDVCQARAKTFGVDAASCLDDLIERVDAVYVATPNTGHVEPVLRALQAERHVFCEKPLATSLAEARRVYDAWRSNHTVFQVGHNRRFAPVYQRVKALLDDERWRPHSAHVKMNRGELLSPPWVGDPTITGGFLYETTIHMLDLLRWFFGDAEALTVQASKHSYRECDDFSMLIRFANGLHATLASSADASWHFPFERLEVFCHHGTIESQEMDRLSYTLGLESQTLTESFDMLDREVRWGYVQEDRAFIDAILAGQGAPVSVEDGLKAVELVDACYRAARSGETVHLAAR